The Bactrocera dorsalis isolate Fly_Bdor chromosome 2, ASM2337382v1, whole genome shotgun sequence region TGAGCGCTTTCACGCGGAAAACTATGGTTTCAACGGTTTCACGTAGTGCGGGAATTTGGCCAACTATTGCGGTATTTTGAAGCGCCTAGAAGAgcgttaaaaattattttcacattgAATTAGCAGCAGCTGTTTTTATTAGTGACATATTTTGATACACTTTTATAGtattaataattacaaaaaaagctCTAATCatttataacggtattttttataaatattccaaatattaaaatatttctgaaactaTAAAGACTGCGAAGAACAATAAGAGTGATTTGATTCTAGAATtattgataactttaaaattgaTGCCACGGCATTTAAAAAaagatacaaacatacattgaATTCTGGTTACTAATAGTAGGGTAATTtgatatcaaaaatttatacaCTCGGTCAACaactttgtatataatatataagaacTTTCTCTCTTGTCGGAACCGTAGATATCGGGTCGTTAAAgaatataactgccatacaaactgatcaatcaaacCCAAATGcttatattgaaaacttttttatttaacgaaataTCTTCTCGAtatttggcatgggttattaTAAAAGAGGCACAACTTCCGAAgtaattgctcagatcggaccactgtagcatatagctgacatacaaactgaaccatcaaaatcaagataaagatatattaaaaattacagtTAGCATTTCAAATCTCTGATATGCATATATTACTATAGTTTACCTTGGAATGGCAgcataaattatgtaaaaatcgaGTGacagtttgtaaatttttcaaaaattcgctGACACGTGCTGGCTCCTCGCGCAACAAGTTATCGATCACACGTAAGCCATGCTGCAGGAATAGTTTCAAGTATACATGGGCAGACTGAAATAGAAAGAGAGAAAATAccacaaaatatataataacaaagcattaatttaaaaataaatggtatataaaaaatacgaagtatgcaaaaaaatcataaattaaattagaaacaaatatatatgctaacctttaaaaataattgaaaatttcttgGCACCTCCAGCGATTTTACAATGTCAAGCAACACATTGAAGAGCTCACAACTTTTCTCCCACATCTTCATTTTGTCAGACTTTTGATTGGTGCCCTGGTTTATCGATTCACATAGATAAGAAACCGTCGTCTCACACAACGCTCGAAACAGTAAAGGAAAATTCGCTCTAAATGgatgtaaatatgtttaaaaaaaatgatctAAAGCATTTGTGCCACttactttttgaaatttggaaACGATTTCAGTGCATTATCCTTGCCCTTAAGTTGTTTAGACTCTTCCAGTAAAGCCCATAAAATATTACGTAAACGATCGAAATCGGAATTCTTAACAAACTcttttaccaaaatattcaaatatatattgcaTGAGGCACCCTTCTCCGCAATACCTTCATAACTAAACCACTTCCTTTGTAAGAATTTCTTACACATAGCAccttgaaaatgttttatattaaaaaattagcatTTAGCATTTAAATTGGAGAATCTGTTTCAAAATACTAACGTATATCTTTGTCATGCCTTTCAGACAATGTTTTGCGTTGCTCGAGTTCATTGCTCTTATTGGTGGTACATTTACTGGAGAAGCGttttaaaactttcaacaaATCGTGTAAATACACAGCGGTTTTCAAATCAATTACAGAGCTTTCAAATGTAAGCATAGTGTCGAAAGCCGCGGCGGCAACATCAGCAGctggttttttataaaagctcTTCCGCTTGGAATCGTCTAACAGCACAAGCAACGATTCTATATAGAAACATTGAATATGAGTATTTGAAAGTGTCAGGATAAAAATACATCGTACTTGAATTACCTTTCAAGAGCGTATCCGCAGAATTACCATCACTGAATTGCGGCCAGGAGAAGAACATTGCCAACAAGCGTACACATAAATTAAAGCAAACTTTTATGTAACTAAAATCGGTGGAAAAGAGGTCTCCATTACTGTAGACATGCTTAACAAGATCCAATTGTGCATTGATCTCTTTCGAAAGCTGAAATATTGTCAAATAGTATAATAGCGAATTAAAATGTTGCATTTGCTCACCTTTGTCATGTTCTGTAAAATGGTTTGCAAAAACTTCGATAAATCGGACATGAAATACTCGGGTTTCGCAACATGTTGTAGCGGCAGCTCAATTTGTAGCTTTTGCGCATTATTGATCGACTCCAATTTACACACcaaatcatataaaataaaacgaaattcaaGCAAACCAATTCGCTTGCCAATATCCTCGCTTGGTAATGGGTATTTGATTACTATTTCCTCACGTAGGATTAACATAATATCGGAATCCATTTGCCTAACCATAATGTTGTACAACCAGAAGTAAAGaatcaataattaataattttttagtatttacatatacattataCCTGTATATTTCACGTGGTCTATATAGAACatcaaacttatttttatgttcTGTGCTTTTCGAGCGCCCAATGTTTGCCAATTTGGTGGTAACATCGCCCGCGTTTGTTACATTGCCGCAATGTGTATCATTGAACACTATAGATTCAGAGTCTAGAGATTTGTCTTCCTGTTCTTTGGCTTGCTCACCTTTGGTTGATGCAGCAGGTCCGCTGCGAGCTGGGGAGTaaattataagtatataaaaaagaaaagataaaataaaaattgtactagaaaaatatatatacctatttataattacaataaataatattagcaATCAAAAcagaatataaatgtaaataaaatatagaatatataatacataaaaaacattaataatattacaaccaaaatacaaaatttaattattattaaaaataaataaataatatttatatttcgtcttgttcatcatttatacataaatacacatttttacAGGGTCTCTGACGTTTTCTTCTAGGTATTACGAACTTCATGGTAAACTGAATATACCCTACTCcgggtaaaaataataataacaattaaattaaaaaataataccaatataaaaaaacagaaattataTTGCTTCCacataaaaggaaaaaaaataacaaataaaaaaaataaaagtatattaaaattaaaaaatatatgtataaagagtaaaaataatattaatgaattatacaattaaaaagtatgttttggaaattaaataaaattcaaaaattaccaACCGTCAGAATTATCTGTTGCATGCCACTTATTCGAAGTTATAAATTGTGCTTGCGGCGGTAAATAACCATGTGGTGCTTTATCCAACAACAAACGCAATTTATCTTCGGTCGCAATTAGTTCGCTTAGACGGTGCAGCACCTAACACAAGATTATTGGAGGTAAACACAAAgccatataaataacaaatgATAACTACCTTAGAGCGTATCATCGGTTCCTGCTGCGTTGAAAATGAGCTGACTGTTTCGCGCATCCAGTTTACACAATGGAAATAAATGTCTAAAATGAGTTTTTGCAATTGTTCGTCGTAATCATAGAATATTGCATCGCTATTGGACTCATCGAAAAACGTAGGCAATACTATAGCACAACCAAGTAATGCATTTATTTGCTCCAAACTACCTTGATACCGTTGCAAATGCAATGAACGCACTAAATTGAAGAGTGGAGCAAGTACCACAATCGAAGATGAAGAGCTGCAATGCAAAcatataaatcaattttatactCATAGCATATTATTTCGAAATGTTACATACACAGAGCCCGGCTTCAGCACCAATTCTGCTATATTAATCGCAATTGATGGTATCTCACTTTCCTCCATATTAGCTGTGTCATCGATTGTATTAATGCATTTCTGGTAAGTCAATTCAATACCACTAAAGTTAACAGTAAATAAGTATAATTTTTAGACGAAGTTAGATGTGTAGCTAAGCAGACTTACAATGGTTTGGTGGGTGAGTGTTCGGCAACAAAATTATTCTGAAAATAGAATGTCATAACATCGCATAACCAAATCAAATACGGTTTGTCAAGTTGTGTGGATGTTTCGCGTTCGCTGGGCATACACATGCAGCTACTTGCAAGTTCGTCATAGAATAGTGCTAAGGATTCCGAACAATGCACACAGGCCGTTTCCACAAGCACTACAATtggatattaaattaaattgtgaagaaatcataaaatttatttattttttataaaaatatttacttataaaattTGCTGCCGTTTTGCCACGTCCATCAGGCAGCGCACTAGCGGTTGAATATGAAGTGTCGAAATCGTCATGTTCTATAATAGTATCCTCAATACGCGCCATACAATCGATAAGTTGTACAGCGCCAATGATGCCTTGCTTTCTCACACTTTTAAATAACAAGCATTATTATTTTATCATAGTATGTGCGTTATTTGCTATAAACTTACTACTTATCAAggtttattatttgctttttcaaaACCATATCTAGCTGGTCCTGCAGCACAGTACATTCCGAAAGCGGTGGTGGAGGATAGGCTATTGAACAAAGTACCTCCATCGCCAACCGGGTTTGTGAAAGTGACAAATCGCTAAGCCGGTCTAAAAGAGGCTTTAAAAATGTGCattgtgtaaacaaaaacaggaaaaaagtaattttagttGAACTGAAGCTATAACACTCTCCACAAAAACAGAAGAttccacacaagaacttgattttgaacgatcagtttggaaggcagctatatgctatagtagccagatctgaacaattttttcggaaagtGTTCGAAAGCCTTGGGCAACAATCCTCaccaagtttcgtgaagatatcacgtcaaataaaaaaaaaaaccttacaaggactggattttgatcgttcagtttatatgtaaGTCAACTTTATGTTATGCTAGTCCAATAACTATGGTTCCGAAAAATGTGCaacttcttgaggagaaaaggatgtgcgcaaaatttcaaatacagacagacggacagatcaATTCCCACAACAGCCGGCTCTACTTTACCGGAATTGACCCGAATTTTATCCGGCAAAAGCTGTTTtctcggcgatctaaccccgtttggaaaATATGCAGACGGACAAATGGTGAGACGGAAagatggacggacagacgtAATagctaataatttaattatatattttaaagtgttacaaacttcgtgtcaAACCTAATATACGCTATGATATTTCCATTTACCATCAGGAGAGTTCCCCAATTTTGTATTTCAGGACGATATTTTCTTTGTAATTCTCGAAGTAGTTCCAAAGATAGAGTTGCTAATTTAAGCGTTGATTTGTCACAGGTTAACTGCAGCAGCCGCTTGAGTATGGTGCGTTGAATAGACTCACAAGTCTTAAACAATACACTGAAAGTAAGTTAAAAGGTAGCaaagttaaaaaatacataacatCTCTAGATTATGTACATTACCCAAATGATGATATGGCGAAGCCTCTAACCACATTATgattttctcttaaaaaatcatACATCAACTCCATAAGAGTGTGCGTGTGCTGCTCTAAAATTGCAGCATAGTTAGACTTCATTTCAGCAAATATATCCACAGTTATATGCTCTAATTTTATGTGTCGACGTAGCTAGTAATAAAATACTGTATGTTGATCTGTATTTTGGCAGAAGAATTTCATTTTACTTACAATATTtgcaataaacaaataattatctTCTTTAATATATAGTAGAAGTAGAAGTATGATAAAATCCACAGATCTAAAAAGTacgtaaaatatattatagagAATTCCCGTTTAATAGGGAAAACATTTTATTGTACAAACCTGAATTGACTGCCTGGCAAAGAAGCCAACAATTTTTGCCAAGTAGTATAGAACTTCTTGGAACGCACAAAGGCCTGttcaataaaagtgaaaaggTCTTGCTGTGTTGGGCAATCCATGGGCGTATTCAAACGCCATACCAGAATTTGACGTGTTGTTGTAACTAGCTACACaagtatatatttgttaaaaattaaacaactcGAACCATACCGAACACTACCTCAATGACATTCTCATCGCTGCTATCATTTAATGccttaaaaagaaaattcactAATAACGGTAAAAcctgaaaaaattgtaaacattaataacgccatatacatacatatacatatattatgtaaaaagaaaaataacaatccaaagaaaaagaaaagagaaaaaactgCCGCATACCGTGTTATTAAAACCATCTTCTTTTATATAATCTAATACACGATGGCGTAGCTCTGACTGCATGCTGCGGCCTAAATTCAGATTTGTCAAGGATTTAATTGAAATGGAGTTAAACAAGTCTTTGCTCGTGGGTAGATTCTCTCTAAGAAcgtaacataaatatattaatatatattagtaGTTATACTAATAGTTAGTAGTAAACGGCGCTTACAATAACATTTGTACAAAATCATCATGTTTGCTTTCGTCCAAAACGAGCTCGGCGTTAACTATGATATCCTGTCTAGCTGATTCACTGGCATCTTTAAATGCGCTTGAGATTCGCTCGAATATTAAAGTACTATGCGACTGCGCGACATAACGCAACTGCACCATAAGCAGTGGTAGTAAAGGAACGGTACCATTTCCGAGAAACAAAGGTgttctgaaaaatttcaaaagtataATTGTGTAATTCACAATGTAATagaattgttaaatttaattattaattacctTTGGCTTGCAGCTTCCGTTATTTTCTGAAGCAAAACTTCTACAACGGCATCTTGTAAAAAGTCAACcattaaaaagttcaaaatcaTACTCTCCTGTGATTGATATTCAGAATTATGGTCAGGCACCTTGATTGTACAACCGCTTAACAATTTCAAACTGTATTTACATTTCGGCGACAATGCATCATTTAAACCTGTTTTGAACATGTCCacattttccatataatttgCACATTTCATGAATACTTCACGGAATTTATTAACAAACGTAATATGATCGCaagctaatttttaaatataaaagattaattatattttcatatatgtatgcattttattatacaaacatacataaaacaaaattgtctgCTTCGTCCAAAAGCACACCAGATTTAATTAGTACCAATTCAAAGTAACTTTTGGGTGGACGAACACTTGTGTTACGTGATTGTGTACGACTTAGTGACGAAGCGATCGTGCTACGTTGTGATAAGTAACGCTGTGTAGCCTCTTGGGAGGCTGGTATATTTTCTTCGCTACTGCCACCAGCACTACAAATctcagctgcaacaacaatctTTGTCGATGGCTGTGTCTTCCGTTGACTATGGCCGAGATTTAAGGAAGTACGCTGTGATAttgaatttttacattttgattTTGAAGTGCGATTTTGAAGTGCGATTTTGTTTAATCCACTGCCAATTGAAACCAGCTTAGGTATACTTACTGCGAATTTGACCGATGCATTTTCATCTATTGAATCTAAATGCCTTTTGTTTTCACTAGACCCAGACGCATTTGTATCTTTGAgggtaattttatttttaccaaattttcggtttttgtacattttacctattatttaaaaaataccacTGAACAATTGTAAAAGACCGGGAGAATTAAATTAGATTTCACAAACCTACACAGAGTTGCATTTTCGGCATTTCATTTGGCAAGTGATTACACTGACGGCCGAAAGATTGCGAATATTTTTGGTGATATACTGATTAATAAAAATAGGGACAGTTACGTGCGATTTTTTCTGTTTAACAAAAAGTATCGATGAAAATAATCGAAagattatgtttttgtttacattactGTGAAATTGTGACAGCTTCTCTGTgcttcctttttatttttgaaaaacccGCATATGTATAAACAACAATATTCcttttgttaatatatattaGAAAATTATGATTACTTGGTTTTCATGTCAACCCAAAATGTAAGACCTTCTTTAAAACATCCAATAGCAAGTACGGTCAGTGTTTattaatcatttaatttttattaaatattgtatcTACAACTACAAGCTTATTCTATTATTGCTTTATCATCTTAAagatgtttttaatttaaaatggctATGTATCTGactattctttttttatattgctcaatgttttatagtttaatttagCCATAGTTAAATACGGTTTCAAATGTGTATTTTTCATATGTATCATGATATAAAGTGTGTATTGTTAATTAATGTTTAAATTGACGATGTGCTTAGTCCaagttatataaatgtattttttttttgtgttattggaAAGTTTTGATAATAAGTGttgtacaatacatacatatatgacattTGGGttttaattgataatttttaCTTAGTTCCACATATTGAACCTACTTTTACAAgtttttaaatactaaaaaatttaaatgttttgccAACACAATATTAAGTGGTTAATataactatttacatacatgtaaatTAATCTTGAATAATTCGTGCTCTTAAAACCATACTAGATTTTAGTTGTTCAAACTAATACTGTAATGTaactttttaaatgtttttttaattttttttatactgataatcatatttaaaaaattccgtTAAAGTGcttctaaattttttgtattcatgaaaatatcactctaatatatttggtttttaatttttttctaaattttatatttgttttttcgtGCGGCGTCGTTTGAAACCAGTCATTTGCTTCAGTAATTGCGAGTTTTCATCGTCCATATCTGAGCTGGGCTCCCACAAGCGTAAACGCCTAGGTATATAAATGAGTCCAATTAATGTAATTGCTGGAATGGATAAAAGCATATGATGTAGTATTACAATCCGATATATttgaaatcttaaaatatatacatatgcataaatattcatTCATATGATTGTTATCGACCTGTACTTACAATTTAGAACGCAGGGGAAGATCACATAAAAGTTCAATGTACTCGAACGAAAGTATAAAGCTTCGGAAGCATAAAGAACCATGGTTAAAGCCAATGAGCAGCCACCCATGCTAACGACTCTGTAAGAAATGTAATTgagaatatttgtatgtagaCTATGGCATGCAGAAGccatatcaaaataattttacaaaaattaattatattatggAGTAAGTTGAACTTTCTCATAGTATATATTTTAGACCAATTTTAATTCTACTTCAATTATAGTTCAACACTTACTAACTGCTATTAACAGGGTCATAAGATAATTAACGgacaaattttatattgatataaaaataGCCACGAAAGTAGTACCATCTAATCAAATACTCTTTACGAGTATTATTGGCGTAAAAACTTGCCAGATTTTCAGGTACTTACGGTCTGTAGTGAATGTAGAGCGTGCAATGAACTAAAGCAATCGCTTTAAGCAAACAATACATGCCAATTATGCGGGATATTGTGTAATCGcctgaaaatatgcaatatacaaattattatatagaattatattattaataataaaaaatagttatttaatATATCAATAACTTAGAGttgttaataaataatgttaaaCTAATATTCATTACAAATTCAcgcaaataaatagaaaattataaaaatcttaaattagtGGAATTAGTCTTTCTCACCTTCGATAAATTGAGTATCCGTATGATCCCCAAGGAAGCTCCGCCTTTCTATATAACTACGAAATGCCGTTCCCAAATCcataaaagcaacaaatgcTATCCAGCCCCGAAAGGCGTATAGCAATTTGCGCTCCATTTTCGTTTGGTACGGCGTTTTGACGATTTTTTAACCTCAcaacaatgtaatatatttatattaggtttATATAGAATTCTgagctgaaataaaaattaattaattaaagagatTGTAATTATTTCAGGTTATTAAGAGTTAAGCTGTGTTATGTCAGTACACTGTTTTTGGAAAGTTGAGTTTGttgttttcgtaaatatttcaaacttttcATTGTTCCTTTTTTAACACGTAGGTCTTGATTTTCCACCatgtttcttaaatatttgtGATTTGAAATTATTCACATATTCTGTCCACAAAGTTAGTGGACCACTCCACTAAGTAGAAATTTAGTTTAACGTCATACCGGAACACATTTAATATTtcctttcataatttttatggtTACCGTAATATACGGCGGAAATAATTAATACACATTCAGGGTGCACAACAAaccacacatgcatacacacgtTAAGGACTTGAAACAATAAATAGCTGTACGAGTATAGCTTcaaatggcaaataaaatcaataaaatgaacCCTTTTGCAATTTAGTAGCGAATAGACTAGGTAGCAAGCGATATTTATGCCACAGGTACACATCCGCCAATAAATCGCGTGACATATCCGATTTTCTGCTCCATCGCAAGCGTAGAAAAATCCATAAAACGCTGATCCATCCCGATAGCAATGTGCAACTTGCAAACATTCCAAGCAATTTAAGGTTTATACACGACTTTACATCAATATCACCtttgatttcaatttcatttctacattaataaatatgaataatattatttaaaatatattctcttACCTTCTACTTTCGTTTGtttcttttcactttttagcTTAATAAGTATTCTTAATCAAACTGTGGATGCACTTGCCGAGTACCCGTGCATTCAAAATATGTAGATTTTCTtgctttaattgttttattttatttttaatttttatgttaattttagaTGTGTTTCCCAGGCTAACTTCATGAACTGTttgcttgtattttttttaatgaattgtcTGCGTATTTGGTTTTCCGGCTTTTCCACGCTCtcgaaatttgtttatatacgtCGAAGAGAAAAGTTTGACTGTCTGACTGCATTCTCTACAGATGCCAATGTACCATGCCGAATGCTGATTGTTTGCTGGCtgtttagcaattttttttccGCCGGCACATGTGACGGACTTGCGCATTgagttgtttataaatatatgggtATTCCCTGAGAATTTATGCAATATACCGTAAACTTGACTAGCTTTGGTTAGAAATGCTGAATGTTATTTAACTTTGTAGGCTTAGTATTTGTAAGctgaaattttaacaattatgatttgaataaaaacaaacctTTTGTactaaataaagttaaaaaattttatttaaagaatcaACAAATGTCTACAcacgttaaaaaattttatggctTCTTTTTATCATCACTAGATTGAGCATCCTCACTTTTTCGGTACTCTGCGTAATCGACATAGCCATCATTATTCAAATCCATTTGCTTTAGCACATAATCAACTATGTCAGTCAATTGTTCATCGGAGTAAATTTTGCCTTTTTCCTCTTCCTCAGTCCCATGATGCTCATCCGCTTTGTGGTGCGCGCCTTGAACTATGgttgaatgaaaatttaatgcaaaatgtggtgttattttacttttattactaAAGCAACATTTTGAAATGTATGATGAAACCATGCTTTTTAATCAATTTAAGCTCACCAAACACCAAACCCAGCATAGGCACCAATTTTAAGTACCATGTGTCAGCATTTATGTTGTGCTATCTACTACTAAGCAGTGTagacaaaaacaatgaaaacttagaaatatttaaaaatatacctttggttgaaaaaattcgagtaatataaaaaaaaacattttagatCACAAagccaatattaatatttcataattttagttACATAAATTGTCTAACAAGTTCTATATTACTGCAATTGTTACggattttattcaatttaggACTTCTTGTAGAAAAATCGTAATTCTAACCCACTTGAGCTGGCATGCCTTGTCGGTACAGatttactaacgaaataaaaaaaaaaatatatattttcacagGTAGGTGTTTTTTGTGACATTGTGTCACAATCAGTCAATTTTCGAACATGTATTTCTGATATTTGCATTAAAAGgttaagtaaacatttttctttttataatttttgtcatTCTTTTTTtcgttgaatatttatttaatttaaatttttgtagaaa contains the following coding sequences:
- the LOC105222134 gene encoding Fanconi anemia group D2 protein isoform X1, whose product is MPKMQLCVGKMYKNRKFGKNKITLKDTNASGSSENKRHLDSIDENASVKFARTSLNLGHSQRKTQPSTKIVVAAEICSAGGSSEENIPASQEATQRYLSQRSTIASSLSRTQSRNTSVRPPKSYFELVLIKSGVLLDEADNFVLSCDHITFVNKFREVFMKCANYMENVDMFKTGLNDALSPKCKYSLKLLSGCTIKVPDHNSEYQSQESMILNFLMVDFLQDAVVEVLLQKITEAASQRTPLFLGNGTVPLLPLLMVQLRYVAQSHSTLIFERISSAFKDASESARQDIIVNAELVLDESKHDDFVQMLLENLPTSKDLFNSISIKSLTNLNLGRSMQSELRHRVLDYIKEDGFNNTVLPLLVNFLFKALNDSSDENVIELVTTTRQILVWRLNTPMDCPTQQDLFTFIEQAFVRSKKFYTTWQKLLASLPGSQFRSVDFIILLLLLYIKEDNYLFIANILRRHIKLEHITVDIFAEMKSNYAAILEQHTHTLMELMYDFLRENHNVVRGFAISSFGVLFKTCESIQRTILKRLLQLTCDKSTLKLATLSLELLRELQRKYRPEIQNWGTLLMPLLDRLSDLSLSQTRLAMEVLCSIAYPPPPLSECTVLQDQLDMVLKKQIINLDKYVRKQGIIGAVQLIDCMARIEDTIIEHDDFDTSYSTASALPDGRGKTAANFIMLVETACVHCSESLALFYDELASSCMCMPSERETSTQLDKPYLIWLCDVMTFYFQNNFVAEHSPTKPFGIELTYQKCINTIDDTANMEESEIPSIAINIAELVLKPGSVSSSSIVVLAPLFNLVRSLHLQRYQGSLEQINALLGCAIVLPTFFDESNSDAIFYDYDEQLQKLILDIYFHCVNWMRETVSSFSTQQEPMIRSKVLHRLSELIATEDKLRLLLDKAPHGYLPPQAQFITSNKWHATDNSDARSGPAASTKGEQAKEQEDKSLDSESIVFNDTHCGNVTNAGDVTTKLANIGRSKSTEHKNKFDVLYRPREIYRQMDSDIMLILREEIVIKYPLPSEDIGKRIGLLEFRFILYDLVCKLESINNAQKLQIELPLQHVAKPEYFMSDLSKFLQTILQNMTKLSKEINAQLDLVKHVYSNGDLFSTDFSYIKVCFNLCVRLLAMFFSWPQFSDGNSADTLLKESLLVLLDDSKRKSFYKKPAADVAAAAFDTMLTFESSVIDLKTAVYLHDLLKVLKRFSSKCTTNKSNELEQRKTLSERHDKDIRAMCKKFLQRKWFSYEGIAEKGASCNIYLNILVKEFVKNSDFDRLRNILWALLEESKQLKGKDNALKSFPNFKKANFPLLFRALCETTVSYLCESINQGTNQKSDKMKMWEKSCELFNVLLDIVKSLEVPRNFQLFLKSAHVYLKLFLQHGLRVIDNLLREEPARVSEFLKNLQTVTRFLHNLCCHSKALQNTAIVGQIPALRETVETIVFRVKALMTSNKCSSVFTMGNLKNKDLHGDVILSENTLDSGAREHDSEEDIPDDDSVDETVLDEDESATTSESVASTNVNNNRSKSSSRSKCF
- the LOC105222134 gene encoding Fanconi anemia group D2 protein isoform X2, whose amino-acid sequence is MYKNRKFGKNKITLKDTNASGSSENKRHLDSIDENASVKFARTSLNLGHSQRKTQPSTKIVVAAEICSAGGSSEENIPASQEATQRYLSQRSTIASSLSRTQSRNTSVRPPKSYFELVLIKSGVLLDEADNFVLSCDHITFVNKFREVFMKCANYMENVDMFKTGLNDALSPKCKYSLKLLSGCTIKVPDHNSEYQSQESMILNFLMVDFLQDAVVEVLLQKITEAASQRTPLFLGNGTVPLLPLLMVQLRYVAQSHSTLIFERISSAFKDASESARQDIIVNAELVLDESKHDDFVQMLLENLPTSKDLFNSISIKSLTNLNLGRSMQSELRHRVLDYIKEDGFNNTVLPLLVNFLFKALNDSSDENVIELVTTTRQILVWRLNTPMDCPTQQDLFTFIEQAFVRSKKFYTTWQKLLASLPGSQFRSVDFIILLLLLYIKEDNYLFIANILRRHIKLEHITVDIFAEMKSNYAAILEQHTHTLMELMYDFLRENHNVVRGFAISSFGVLFKTCESIQRTILKRLLQLTCDKSTLKLATLSLELLRELQRKYRPEIQNWGTLLMPLLDRLSDLSLSQTRLAMEVLCSIAYPPPPLSECTVLQDQLDMVLKKQIINLDKYVRKQGIIGAVQLIDCMARIEDTIIEHDDFDTSYSTASALPDGRGKTAANFIMLVETACVHCSESLALFYDELASSCMCMPSERETSTQLDKPYLIWLCDVMTFYFQNNFVAEHSPTKPFGIELTYQKCINTIDDTANMEESEIPSIAINIAELVLKPGSVSSSSIVVLAPLFNLVRSLHLQRYQGSLEQINALLGCAIVLPTFFDESNSDAIFYDYDEQLQKLILDIYFHCVNWMRETVSSFSTQQEPMIRSKVLHRLSELIATEDKLRLLLDKAPHGYLPPQAQFITSNKWHATDNSDARSGPAASTKGEQAKEQEDKSLDSESIVFNDTHCGNVTNAGDVTTKLANIGRSKSTEHKNKFDVLYRPREIYRQMDSDIMLILREEIVIKYPLPSEDIGKRIGLLEFRFILYDLVCKLESINNAQKLQIELPLQHVAKPEYFMSDLSKFLQTILQNMTKLSKEINAQLDLVKHVYSNGDLFSTDFSYIKVCFNLCVRLLAMFFSWPQFSDGNSADTLLKESLLVLLDDSKRKSFYKKPAADVAAAAFDTMLTFESSVIDLKTAVYLHDLLKVLKRFSSKCTTNKSNELEQRKTLSERHDKDIRAMCKKFLQRKWFSYEGIAEKGASCNIYLNILVKEFVKNSDFDRLRNILWALLEESKQLKGKDNALKSFPNFKKANFPLLFRALCETTVSYLCESINQGTNQKSDKMKMWEKSCELFNVLLDIVKSLEVPRNFQLFLKSAHVYLKLFLQHGLRVIDNLLREEPARVSEFLKNLQTVTRFLHNLCCHSKALQNTAIVGQIPALRETVETIVFRVKALMTSNKCSSVFTMGNLKNKDLHGDVILSENTLDSGAREHDSEEDIPDDDSVDETVLDEDESATTSESVASTNVNNNRSKSSSRSKCF